One Methylomarinovum tepidoasis DNA window includes the following coding sequences:
- the nhaR gene encoding transcriptional activator NhaR encodes MQLNYKHLHYFWVTAQESSLTRAAERLHVTPQTICSQIQALEERLGVKLLQREGRGLTVTDTGRTVFRYADRIFSLGEEMAEVVRRQVTVEPRHFHVGVTDFLPKLMAYRLLRPLLTLEDPFRIHCHEGGMAQLAAALAARRLDLVLSDRPLSSESPVRAESRRLGSCGVSFLACSDLASRHRRGFPQSLDGAPMLMATTDAVIRGRLLGWFETLGIHPQVVAEFDDSALMKVFGQAGVGIFCAPTLIEAEICRQYQVAVVGRTRDVEECFYAISLARRSRHPAIQVISQAVLETGAPTE; translated from the coding sequence GTGCAACTGAATTACAAGCACTTGCATTATTTCTGGGTCACCGCCCAGGAGTCCAGCCTGACCCGGGCCGCCGAGCGCCTTCACGTCACCCCGCAGACCATCTGCAGCCAAATCCAGGCGCTGGAGGAACGCCTCGGCGTCAAGCTACTGCAGCGCGAGGGCCGGGGATTGACCGTGACCGACACGGGGCGCACGGTGTTTCGTTATGCGGACCGGATTTTCTCGCTCGGGGAGGAGATGGCCGAGGTGGTGCGGCGTCAGGTGACGGTCGAGCCCCGGCATTTTCACGTCGGCGTCACCGATTTCCTGCCCAAACTGATGGCCTACCGCCTGCTGCGTCCGCTCCTGACACTGGAGGATCCATTCCGCATCCACTGCCATGAAGGGGGGATGGCGCAGCTGGCGGCGGCCTTGGCCGCCCGTCGCCTCGATCTGGTGCTCAGCGACCGGCCACTGAGCTCGGAATCACCGGTACGCGCCGAAAGCCGCCGGCTGGGGAGTTGTGGTGTCAGCTTTCTCGCCTGCAGTGACCTGGCCAGCCGCCATCGCCGCGGTTTTCCCCAGTCCCTGGATGGTGCGCCGATGCTGATGGCGACCACCGATGCGGTGATCCGCGGACGCCTGTTGGGCTGGTTCGAGACGCTGGGAATCCATCCCCAGGTGGTGGCCGAATTCGACGACAGCGCGCTGATGAAGGTGTTCGGTCAGGCGGGCGTGGGGATCTTCTGTGCGCCGACCCTCATCGAGGCGGAGATCTGCCGCCAGTACCAGGTGGCGGTGGTCGGGCGTACCCGTGACGTGGAGGAGTGCTTTTACGCCATTTCCCTGGCGCGGCGTTCGCGCCACCCGGCGATCCAGGTCATTTCCCAGGCGGTTCTGGAAACCGGTGCGCCGACCGAATGA
- the oadA gene encoding sodium-extruding oxaloacetate decarboxylase subunit alpha: protein MNRVQITELALRDAHQCLLATRIRTEDMLPICPQLDRVGFWSLECWGGATFDACLRYLKEDPWERLRQLRQALPNTRLQMLLRGQNLLGYRHYADDVVEAFVERAAANGMDVFRLFDALNDLRNLKTAVAAVKRAGKHAQGALCYTVSPVHSVEGFVTQARELARMGCDSIAIKDMAGLLTPAVTAHLVKDIKAAVNLPLHLHSHATSGLAEMCHLKAIESGIDHIDTAISSLAGGPSHPPTESLAVALRDLDRDPGYDLELLEEIAAYFWTVRRKYRRFEPEYVGPDPRVHIHQVPGGMISNLYNQLKEQGSLDRLKDVLAEIPRVRKDLGYPPLVTPTSQIVGAQAVINVLAGERYQTITNEVRRYLQGGYGKPPGPVNEELRRRAVGNEEIIECRPADLIPPELETLRREIGELARSEEDVLTYALFPDVGRQFLTQRAEGALEPEPIEPPAETAARTAPTEFNVHLHGETYHVRVTGTGPRQQAERHFYLVVDGVPEEAVIETLDEVVLGGGTEGAVPRRLSSKRPKAAGEGDVTLSMPGNIVEVLVKEGDAVQAGDPVLIVETMKMETEVQAPIGGTVAAVYVQKGDAVTPKETLLHIEP from the coding sequence ATGAACCGCGTTCAGATCACCGAACTGGCCCTGCGCGACGCGCACCAATGCCTGCTCGCCACCCGAATCCGCACAGAAGACATGCTGCCCATCTGTCCCCAGCTGGACCGGGTCGGTTTCTGGTCCCTGGAGTGCTGGGGCGGGGCGACCTTCGACGCCTGCCTGCGCTACCTCAAGGAGGATCCCTGGGAGCGATTGCGGCAGTTGCGCCAAGCTCTGCCCAACACCCGCTTGCAGATGCTGCTAAGGGGCCAGAATCTGCTCGGCTACCGCCATTACGCCGACGACGTGGTGGAAGCCTTCGTTGAGCGGGCGGCAGCGAACGGCATGGATGTCTTCCGTCTGTTCGACGCCCTCAACGACCTGCGCAATCTGAAAACCGCCGTCGCCGCGGTCAAGCGAGCCGGCAAACACGCCCAGGGGGCGCTGTGCTACACCGTCAGTCCGGTGCACAGCGTGGAAGGCTTCGTGACCCAGGCCCGAGAACTGGCGCGCATGGGCTGTGACAGCATCGCCATCAAGGACATGGCGGGATTGCTGACCCCGGCGGTCACGGCCCACCTGGTCAAAGACATCAAGGCCGCGGTGAACCTGCCCTTGCACCTCCACTCCCACGCCACCTCCGGCCTGGCGGAGATGTGCCATCTCAAAGCCATCGAAAGCGGCATCGACCACATCGACACCGCCATTTCCTCCCTGGCCGGCGGCCCCAGTCATCCGCCCACCGAAAGCCTGGCCGTCGCCCTGCGCGACCTGGACAGGGACCCCGGCTACGACCTCGAGCTGCTGGAGGAAATCGCCGCCTACTTCTGGACCGTACGCCGGAAATACCGCCGTTTCGAGCCGGAATACGTCGGCCCCGACCCCCGGGTTCACATCCATCAGGTGCCCGGCGGCATGATCTCCAACCTCTACAACCAGCTGAAGGAGCAGGGATCGCTCGACCGCCTCAAGGATGTGCTCGCGGAAATCCCGCGGGTGCGCAAGGATCTGGGCTATCCGCCCCTGGTCACTCCCACCTCCCAGATCGTCGGCGCCCAGGCGGTCATCAACGTCCTGGCGGGCGAACGCTACCAGACCATCACCAACGAAGTCCGACGCTATCTGCAGGGCGGCTACGGCAAACCGCCGGGGCCGGTGAACGAGGAGCTGCGCCGCCGGGCCGTGGGCAACGAGGAAATCATCGAATGCCGACCGGCGGATCTGATCCCCCCGGAACTGGAAACCCTGCGGCGGGAGATCGGCGAACTGGCCCGCAGCGAGGAAGACGTGCTGACCTACGCCCTGTTCCCGGACGTGGGACGCCAGTTCCTGACCCAACGCGCCGAAGGCGCCCTGGAGCCGGAACCCATCGAACCGCCCGCTGAAACCGCCGCCCGGACCGCCCCGACCGAATTCAACGTCCACCTCCACGGCGAGACCTACCATGTGCGCGTCACCGGCACCGGTCCCCGCCAGCAGGCGGAACGTCACTTCTATCTGGTGGTGGACGGGGTGCCGGAAGAAGCGGTGATCGAAACCCTTGACGAGGTGGTCCTCGGAGGCGGCACCGAGGGCGCGGTGCCGCGACGCCTGAGCAGCAAGCGCCCCAAAGCCGCCGGCGAGGGCGACGTGACCCTGTCGATGCCGGGAAACATCGTCGAGGTCCTGGTCAAGGAAGGTGACGCCGTGCAAGCCGGCGATCCGGTCTTGATCGTCGAAACCATGAAAATGGAAACCGAGGTGCAGGCCCCTATCGGCGGCACGGTCGCCGCCGTGTACGTGCAGAAAGGCGATGCGGTGACGCCCAAGGAAACCCTGCTCCACATCGAACCCTGA
- a CDS encoding acetyl-CoA carboxylase biotin carboxylase subunit, translating into MLQKVLIANRGEIAVRIIRACAEMGILSVAVHTDADRHALHVKKADEAHSVGSDPLAGYLNPHRLVNLALETGCDAIHPGYGFLSENAEFAEICSRRGIRFIGPPAAVIRRMGDKTEARRTMQRAGIPVVPGSEGNLAGLDEALRLAETIGYPVMLKATSGGGGRGIRRCDDAQALRQNYQRVVSEATKAFGRAEVFLEKCIVDPRHIEVQILADRHGNVIHLFERDCSIQRRNQKLIEIAPSPQLDDDQRRTVCELAVEAARAVGYENAGTVEFLFDRDGRCYFMEMNTRVQVEHTITETITGVDIVEEQIRIASGLPLRYRQEEIQRRGYAMQFRINAEDPRNDFLPSFGRITRYYAPGGPGVRTDTAIYTGYDVPPYYDSLIAKLIVWAMSWDDAIARGRRALDDMEISGIKTTRTYYQQILRSEAFQQGRFDTGFVERHPELLRYSEKRDKAHVATAIAAAIAAHAGL; encoded by the coding sequence ATGTTACAGAAAGTCCTCATCGCCAACCGCGGTGAAATCGCCGTCCGCATCATCCGCGCCTGCGCCGAAATGGGCATCCTGTCGGTGGCCGTCCATACGGACGCCGACCGCCACGCCCTGCACGTCAAGAAGGCGGACGAGGCCCACAGCGTCGGCAGCGATCCTCTGGCCGGCTATCTCAACCCCCACCGGCTGGTCAACCTGGCCCTGGAAACTGGCTGCGACGCCATTCATCCCGGCTACGGCTTCCTGTCGGAGAATGCCGAATTCGCCGAAATCTGCAGCCGCCGCGGCATCCGCTTCATCGGCCCGCCGGCGGCGGTGATCCGGCGCATGGGCGACAAGACGGAAGCCCGCCGCACCATGCAGCGGGCCGGGATTCCCGTGGTTCCCGGCAGCGAAGGCAACCTCGCCGGTCTTGACGAGGCCCTGCGCCTGGCCGAGACGATCGGCTATCCAGTGATGCTCAAGGCCACCTCCGGCGGGGGCGGCCGGGGCATCCGCCGCTGCGACGATGCCCAGGCGCTACGCCAGAATTACCAACGGGTGGTGTCCGAGGCCACCAAGGCCTTCGGACGGGCCGAGGTGTTTCTGGAAAAATGCATCGTCGATCCCCGCCACATCGAAGTGCAGATCCTGGCCGACCGCCACGGCAACGTGATCCACCTGTTCGAACGCGACTGTTCCATCCAGCGCCGCAACCAGAAGCTCATCGAGATCGCTCCATCCCCCCAGCTCGACGACGATCAGCGCCGCACCGTCTGCGAGCTGGCCGTCGAAGCGGCGCGCGCGGTGGGTTACGAAAACGCGGGGACGGTAGAATTCCTCTTCGACCGGGACGGCCGCTGCTATTTCATGGAGATGAACACCCGGGTGCAGGTGGAGCACACCATCACCGAGACCATCACCGGGGTCGACATCGTCGAGGAGCAGATCCGCATCGCCTCCGGCCTGCCCCTGCGCTACCGCCAAGAGGAGATCCAGCGCCGCGGCTATGCCATGCAGTTCCGCATCAATGCGGAAGACCCGCGCAACGATTTCCTGCCCAGCTTCGGCCGCATCACCCGCTATTACGCCCCCGGCGGCCCCGGGGTCCGCACCGACACCGCCATCTACACCGGCTACGACGTCCCGCCCTACTACGACTCCTTGATCGCCAAGCTCATCGTCTGGGCCATGAGCTGGGATGACGCCATCGCCCGCGGCCGCCGCGCCCTGGACGACATGGAAATCAGCGGCATCAAGACCACCCGCACCTATTACCAGCAGATTCTGCGCAGCGAAGCGTTCCAGCAGGGCCGCTTCGACACCGGTTTCGTCGAACGCCACCCGGAACTGCTGCGTTATTCGGAAAAACGCGACAAGGCCCACGTGGCTACCGCCATCGCTGCGGCCATCGCCGCCCATGCCGGACTATGA
- a CDS encoding outer membrane protein assembly factor BamD — MRTIAVLLSLSLLLGGCSTVDNWFKSGPKPVEVMPEEDLYKKAKEKLDRGAYTRAIELYQALETRFPFGRYGPQVLLDLAWAYYKQGDAEAGLAVLERFFKRYPTHARLDYAWYLRGLIHMSQGLGFVERYFPIDLTKRDVSPLAEAYQDFVTVVERFPDSDYAGKARQRLTGILTMIAMHEYHVADYYFRRGAYLAAANRAAHVVRNYPRTRVAPYALRLMAAAYHQLELEDLAAQAEETYALNYGQSEPPPLRHGPKTLLGWMFWLFRWD; from the coding sequence ATGCGTACGATAGCCGTGCTTCTGTCGCTGTCCCTACTTCTGGGCGGTTGCAGTACGGTGGACAACTGGTTCAAATCCGGGCCCAAGCCGGTGGAGGTGATGCCGGAGGAGGACCTTTACAAAAAGGCCAAGGAGAAGCTGGACCGGGGAGCCTACACCCGCGCCATCGAGCTGTATCAGGCTCTGGAGACCCGTTTCCCCTTCGGGCGCTACGGCCCCCAGGTGCTGCTCGATCTGGCCTGGGCCTACTACAAGCAGGGCGACGCCGAGGCCGGTCTGGCGGTGCTGGAGCGTTTCTTCAAACGCTATCCCACCCACGCACGTCTCGATTACGCCTGGTATTTGCGCGGGTTGATCCATATGAGCCAGGGGTTGGGCTTCGTCGAACGCTACTTCCCCATCGATCTGACCAAGCGCGACGTGTCCCCGCTCGCGGAGGCCTATCAGGATTTTGTCACCGTGGTCGAGCGTTTCCCCGACAGTGACTATGCCGGCAAGGCCCGGCAGCGCCTCACGGGCATTCTGACCATGATCGCTATGCACGAGTACCATGTGGCCGACTATTATTTTCGCCGCGGCGCCTATCTGGCGGCCGCCAACCGCGCCGCCCACGTGGTGCGCAACTACCCCCGCACCCGGGTGGCGCCCTATGCCCTGCGGCTGATGGCCGCGGCCTATCACCAGCTGGAGCTGGAAGATCTGGCGGCCCAGGCGGAAGAGACCTACGCGCTCAATTACGGCCAGAGCGAGCCGCCGCCGCTGCGCCACGGCCCCAAGACCCTGCTGGGGTGGATGTTCTGGCTGTTTCGTTGGGATTGA
- a CDS encoding carbohydrate kinase family protein — MDVLCIGHASYDLVFSVPHHPGEDEKCVATDFVGCGGGPAANAAVTVTRLGRRGAFAGYLGRDLHGQAHWQELRDDGVATDWIVRGDSPTPLSTVLVKPDGRRALVNYRGDTRPLSPGALDLSRTAPACVLYDGHEPELSLHWHPRFRQQGIATVLDAGSLHRGTEALMFAVDYLLASRKFAAQWLGRDDPEAALSALAQRSPAVVITLGEAGLIWQRGSRRGRLPAFPVRAVDTTGAGDTFHGAFCVALVEGRDWETALRFASAAAALCCTRMGARPGIPRRRAVEALLAGGSV; from the coding sequence ATGGACGTGCTCTGCATCGGTCACGCTTCTTACGATCTGGTGTTCTCGGTGCCCCATCATCCGGGGGAGGACGAGAAATGCGTCGCCACCGACTTCGTCGGTTGCGGCGGGGGGCCTGCGGCCAACGCCGCGGTGACCGTCACCCGCCTGGGACGGCGGGGGGCGTTCGCCGGCTATCTCGGCCGCGATCTCCATGGCCAGGCCCATTGGCAGGAGCTCCGGGATGACGGGGTCGCCACCGACTGGATCGTGCGCGGGGATTCCCCCACGCCGCTGTCGACGGTGCTGGTCAAGCCGGACGGCAGGCGGGCCCTGGTCAACTACCGCGGTGACACCCGCCCCTTGTCTCCCGGGGCGCTGGACCTGTCCCGGACTGCGCCGGCCTGCGTGCTCTACGACGGTCACGAGCCGGAGCTGTCGCTTCACTGGCATCCCCGTTTCAGGCAGCAGGGGATCGCCACGGTGCTCGATGCCGGCTCCCTGCACCGCGGCACCGAGGCGTTGATGTTCGCCGTCGACTACCTGCTCGCTTCCCGCAAGTTCGCCGCCCAGTGGCTGGGTCGGGACGACCCGGAAGCGGCGCTTTCGGCCCTGGCGCAGCGCTCACCTGCGGTGGTCATCACCCTGGGGGAGGCTGGGTTGATCTGGCAGCGGGGAAGCCGGCGCGGCCGGCTGCCGGCCTTCCCGGTCCGGGCAGTGGACACCACCGGCGCCGGCGACACCTTCCACGGGGCCTTCTGCGTCGCTCTGGTGGAGGGGCGGGACTGGGAGACGGCGCTGCGTTTCGCCAGCGCCGCCGCCGCCCTGTGCTGCACCCGGATGGGCGCCAGGCCGGGGATTCCCCGCCGCCGGGCCGTGGAGGCGCTGCTGGCCGGCGGCTCAGTATAG
- a CDS encoding primosomal protein N', translated as MPPILKVAVPAPLPGTFDYLPPPGATPAQLRPGVRLRVPFGRGTRTGVLMGLAAHSQVQGERLKPALEILDPQPLLRETDLQLLQWAARYYHHPIGEVVAAALPALLRQGGPARRRCPQWLCLTSAGREAEPGSNAARQRALLKLLRQHDGVMTPTRLQAIDWPWRPVARALAARGWVEFTTAPPPQETVCRPDFEANPAQRAAVSAITAALGGFTAFLLEGVTGSGKTEVYLQAIEAVLAQDHQALVLLPEIALTPQLQARFQARLGRRVVLYHSGLSAGERLDAWLGLQSGEVPLLLGTRSAVFIPMARPGLIVIDEEHDPSFKQQDGFRFSARDVAVVRARQTGIPIVLGSATPALESVYNTKQGRYRHLTLPHRAGQATPPNLRLLDIRNQRLQAGLAPAACRRIEKVLARGEQVLIFLNRRGYAPTLTCHACGWIAECPRCDARLVLHRRDRRLRCHHCGHEKPPPDTCPACTATDLRPLGHGTERLEEELGQRFPKARIARIDRDATRRKGSLETLLQQVRRGEIDILLGTQMLAKGHHFPNVTLAVILDADAGLYSTDFRAPERLAQLIVQVAGRAGRADKAGEVLIQTRHPQHPLLETLLAGGYPAFAAEALEERRQAGLPPFSHQALLRAEARQPALPLQFLEEAARLAETGLEEVLVLGPVPAPMARRAGHHRAQLLLQSRSRGALHRLLDEMLPRLRQWPQQRRLRWHLEVDPLDLY; from the coding sequence ATGCCCCCGATCCTCAAGGTCGCCGTTCCTGCCCCTCTCCCCGGAACGTTCGACTATCTACCGCCTCCCGGCGCCACACCGGCGCAGCTGCGCCCGGGCGTCCGTCTGCGGGTGCCGTTCGGACGCGGCACCCGCACCGGCGTCCTTATGGGACTGGCAGCGCACAGCCAGGTCCAAGGTGAGCGTCTCAAGCCCGCCCTGGAAATCCTCGACCCCCAGCCCCTGCTGCGGGAGACGGACCTGCAACTGTTGCAGTGGGCGGCACGCTACTATCACCATCCCATCGGCGAAGTCGTCGCTGCCGCCCTGCCCGCCCTCCTGCGCCAGGGAGGCCCGGCCCGACGCCGATGCCCGCAATGGCTGTGTCTGACCAGCGCCGGTCGGGAAGCCGAGCCCGGGTCCAACGCCGCCCGCCAACGGGCTCTGTTGAAGCTATTGCGGCAACATGACGGGGTGATGACACCCACCCGGCTCCAGGCCATCGACTGGCCCTGGCGGCCGGTGGCCAGAGCCCTCGCCGCCCGGGGCTGGGTGGAATTCACCACCGCCCCGCCGCCACAGGAAACCGTTTGCCGTCCGGATTTCGAGGCCAATCCCGCCCAGCGCGCGGCAGTCAGCGCCATCACCGCCGCGCTGGGAGGCTTTACCGCCTTTCTGCTGGAAGGGGTGACCGGCAGCGGCAAGACCGAGGTCTATCTGCAAGCGATCGAGGCCGTGCTGGCCCAGGACCACCAGGCGCTGGTGCTGCTGCCGGAGATCGCCCTCACGCCCCAGCTGCAGGCCCGCTTCCAGGCCCGGCTGGGACGCCGGGTGGTGCTGTACCATTCCGGCCTCAGCGCCGGCGAACGCCTCGACGCCTGGCTCGGCCTGCAGTCGGGGGAGGTGCCCCTGCTGCTCGGCACCCGCTCGGCGGTGTTCATCCCCATGGCGCGGCCGGGCCTGATCGTGATCGACGAAGAACACGACCCTTCCTTCAAGCAGCAGGACGGCTTCCGCTTCTCCGCCCGCGACGTGGCCGTGGTGCGCGCGCGCCAAACGGGGATCCCCATCGTCCTCGGCTCGGCCACGCCCGCGCTGGAATCGGTGTACAACACCAAGCAGGGACGCTACCGCCACCTGACGCTGCCGCACCGGGCGGGACAGGCCACCCCGCCCAACCTCCGGCTGCTCGACATCCGCAACCAGCGCCTGCAGGCGGGGCTGGCGCCGGCCGCCTGCCGGCGGATCGAGAAGGTGCTGGCGCGCGGGGAGCAGGTGCTGATCTTCCTCAACCGCCGCGGCTACGCCCCGACCCTGACCTGTCATGCCTGCGGCTGGATCGCCGAATGCCCCCGTTGCGACGCCCGATTGGTCCTGCACCGCCGCGACCGGCGCCTGCGCTGTCATCACTGCGGCCACGAAAAACCGCCGCCCGACACCTGCCCGGCCTGCACGGCTACCGACCTGCGCCCGCTGGGGCACGGCACCGAAAGGCTGGAGGAGGAACTGGGACAACGGTTTCCAAAGGCCCGCATCGCTCGCATCGACCGCGACGCCACCCGCCGCAAGGGCAGCCTGGAAACCCTGCTGCAGCAAGTCCGCCGCGGCGAGATCGACATCCTGCTCGGCACCCAGATGCTGGCCAAGGGCCACCACTTCCCCAATGTCACCCTGGCGGTGATCCTCGACGCCGACGCCGGGCTCTACAGCACCGACTTCCGCGCCCCCGAGCGCCTGGCCCAGCTGATCGTCCAGGTCGCCGGCCGGGCCGGGCGCGCCGACAAGGCCGGTGAGGTGCTGATCCAGACCCGCCACCCCCAGCACCCCCTGCTGGAAACGCTGCTAGCGGGGGGCTATCCCGCCTTCGCCGCCGAAGCCCTGGAAGAACGTCGCCAGGCCGGGCTGCCGCCCTTCAGCCACCAGGCCCTGCTGCGGGCCGAGGCGCGCCAGCCGGCGTTGCCGCTGCAGTTTCTGGAAGAGGCCGCCCGGCTGGCGGAAACGGGTCTTGAGGAGGTGCTGGTGCTGGGACCGGTCCCGGCCCCCATGGCCCGGCGGGCCGGCCATCACCGCGCCCAGCTGTTGTTGCAAAGCCGCAGCCGGGGGGCGCTGCACCGGCTGCTCGACGAGATGCTGCCGCGGCTGCGGCAATGGCCGCAGCAACGCCGGCTGCGCTGGCATTTGGAAGTGGATCCACTGGACCTATACTGA
- a CDS encoding HNH endonuclease: protein MNALSLQVLRTDAAGMPLEWIDYQAAVKLYYLDQVAYTCGTPLYRVHGGVCARTGRRSVIEVHSIIATYGHSGKTLGPDYIPPLNNRTLFRRDDHLCLYCGQRFLHRDLSRDHVTPLSQGGQDTWTNVVTACKRCNNHKAGRTPEQAGMELLAIPFVPTHAEYIYLQGRRILSDQMEFLRAHFPRKSPLHARLRQPA from the coding sequence ATGAACGCGCTGTCTTTGCAGGTGCTCAGGACCGATGCGGCGGGCATGCCGCTGGAATGGATCGATTATCAGGCGGCGGTCAAGCTGTATTATCTTGACCAGGTGGCCTACACCTGTGGGACGCCATTGTACCGGGTCCACGGCGGGGTGTGCGCCCGCACCGGGCGGCGCAGCGTCATCGAAGTACATTCCATCATCGCCACCTACGGTCACAGCGGCAAGACCCTGGGACCGGACTATATTCCGCCGCTCAACAATCGCACCCTGTTCCGGCGCGACGATCACCTGTGCCTGTACTGCGGTCAGCGCTTCCTGCACCGGGATCTGTCGCGCGACCACGTGACCCCCCTGAGCCAGGGCGGGCAGGACACCTGGACCAACGTGGTGACCGCCTGCAAGCGTTGCAACAACCACAAGGCGGGGCGGACTCCGGAGCAGGCCGGCATGGAGCTACTGGCGATCCCTTTCGTGCCGACCCACGCCGAGTACATTTATCTGCAGGGACGGCGGATACTCAGCGACCAGATGGAATTCCTACGCGCCCATTTCCCGCGCAAGAGTCCGCTGCACGCCCGCTTGCGTCAGCCCGCCTGA
- a CDS encoding disulfide bond formation protein B, whose amino-acid sequence MMTFRLGALIGFSFCAALLAVAAWFQFVEGLQPCPLCISQRVMVLLVGLVFLAAALHNRAPRLYGTLAGVLALGGAAISARHVWLQNLPEDEVPACGPGLGYVFEHFPLTETLRLLLSGTGECSEVLWTFLGLSIPAWTLLAFLGLASWALWLGWRPQAG is encoded by the coding sequence ATGATGACGTTCAGATTAGGTGCACTGATCGGCTTTTCGTTTTGCGCCGCACTGCTGGCGGTGGCGGCCTGGTTTCAGTTCGTCGAGGGACTGCAGCCGTGCCCGCTGTGTATCAGCCAGCGGGTCATGGTGCTGTTGGTGGGACTGGTCTTCCTCGCCGCAGCACTTCACAACCGCGCGCCCCGGCTTTACGGCACCCTGGCCGGGGTGCTGGCCTTGGGGGGCGCGGCGATCTCGGCCCGCCACGTCTGGCTGCAGAATCTACCGGAAGACGAAGTGCCGGCCTGCGGCCCCGGCCTGGGTTACGTGTTCGAGCATTTTCCCCTGACCGAAACCCTACGCCTGCTGCTGAGCGGAACCGGTGAATGCAGCGAAGTTCTGTGGACTTTCCTGGGGCTGAGCATTCCCGCCTGGACCCTGCTGGCCTTCCTGGGACTGGCCAGCTGGGCGCTGTGGCTGGGATGGCGGCCTCAGGCGGGCTGA
- the hemJ gene encoding protoporphyrinogen oxidase HemJ, with protein sequence MWLKAFHIIFMVTWFAGLFYLPRLFVYHAMAEDEIGRERFKIMERKLYFGIMTPGMILTFAFGIWMLADYAWALYGRQGWLHVKLALLAGLVTYHLACGKWLLDFKHDRNRHSHAFYRWINEVPVVFLFAIVILATIKPF encoded by the coding sequence ATGTGGCTCAAAGCCTTTCACATCATTTTCATGGTCACCTGGTTCGCCGGCCTGTTCTACCTACCGCGCCTGTTCGTGTATCACGCCATGGCCGAGGACGAGATCGGCCGCGAGCGCTTCAAGATCATGGAACGCAAGCTCTACTTCGGTATCATGACGCCGGGCATGATCCTGACCTTCGCGTTCGGCATCTGGATGCTGGCCGACTACGCCTGGGCCCTCTACGGCCGGCAGGGCTGGCTCCATGTCAAGCTGGCGCTGCTGGCGGGGCTGGTGACCTACCATCTGGCCTGCGGCAAGTGGCTACTGGACTTCAAACACGACCGCAACCGCCACAGTCACGCATTCTATCGCTGGATCAACGAGGTGCCGGTGGTGTTTCTGTTCGCCATCGTCATTCTGGCGACGATCAAACCGTTCTAA
- a CDS encoding TlpA family protein disulfide reductase, with translation MSATFRSRLKGLGILLGLALLLAWLGWRLAQPPHLMLTDLSGRPVSIPPRQGLMLVNFWATTCPACLREIPVLVRLHRRFGAKGLKIVGVAMPYDRPDRVVRFARDYPLPYTVALDPAGAAADAFGVRFTPAWILVAPRGRIVWRHTGYVDEAELARLIETRLSS, from the coding sequence ATGTCCGCGACCTTCCGCAGCAGGCTTAAAGGGCTGGGCATTCTACTGGGTCTGGCGCTCCTGCTCGCCTGGCTCGGCTGGCGGCTGGCGCAACCGCCCCATTTGATGCTGACCGATCTTTCCGGCCGCCCGGTTTCCATCCCACCCCGGCAGGGGCTGATGCTGGTGAACTTCTGGGCCACCACCTGTCCGGCCTGCCTCCGGGAAATCCCCGTGCTCGTCCGCCTGCACCGGCGCTTCGGCGCCAAAGGGCTTAAGATCGTGGGGGTGGCGATGCCCTACGACCGCCCCGACCGGGTGGTGCGTTTCGCCCGCGACTATCCCCTGCCCTACACCGTCGCCCTCGATCCCGCCGGGGCCGCCGCGGACGCTTTCGGTGTCCGTTTCACGCCTGCCTGGATACTCGTCGCACCCCGCGGCAGGATCGTCTGGCGCCACACCGGCTACGTGGACGAGGCCGAATTGGCCCGCCTGATCGAAACCCGTCTTTCATCGTGA